Proteins encoded in a region of the Streptomyces akebiae genome:
- a CDS encoding magnesium transporter MgtE N-terminal domain-containing protein has protein sequence MAAVAARIFVSHLSGVAVFDPNGDQVGRVRDLVAILRVGRKPPRLLGLVVELSTRRRIFLPMTRVTGIESGQVITTGVLNVRRFEQRPTERLVIGELLDRRVTLVETGEEVTVLDISVQQLPARRDWEIDRVFVRKGKGGTFRRHKGETVTVEWSAVTGFSLEEHGQGAENLLATFEQLRPADLANVLHHLSPKRRAEVAAALDDDRLADVLEELPEDDQIEILGKLKEERAADVLEAMDPDDAADLLAELPEEEQERLLTLMQPDDAADVRRLMAYEEKTAGGLMTTEPIVLRPDATVADALARVRNADLSPALAAQVYVCRPPDETPTGKYLGTVHFQRLLRDPPYTLVSALVDDDLQPLDPEAALRAVAGFFATYDMVAAPVVDESGSLLGAVTVDDVLDHMLPEDWRETEFHLYEDDGVADGQGADNGS, from the coding sequence ATGGCGGCGGTGGCGGCCCGGATCTTCGTCTCCCACCTCTCCGGCGTCGCCGTCTTCGACCCGAACGGCGATCAGGTGGGGCGCGTCCGGGATCTGGTGGCCATCCTGCGGGTGGGCCGCAAGCCCCCGCGCCTGCTCGGCCTGGTCGTCGAACTGTCCACCCGCCGCCGGATCTTCCTGCCCATGACCCGGGTCACCGGCATCGAGTCGGGCCAGGTCATCACCACCGGAGTCCTGAACGTGCGCCGCTTCGAGCAGCGCCCCACCGAGCGCCTCGTCATCGGAGAACTGCTGGACCGGCGCGTGACCCTCGTCGAGACCGGCGAGGAGGTGACGGTCCTGGACATCTCGGTCCAGCAGCTGCCGGCCCGCCGGGACTGGGAGATCGACCGGGTGTTCGTCCGCAAGGGCAAGGGCGGGACGTTCCGTCGGCACAAGGGCGAGACGGTCACCGTGGAGTGGTCGGCGGTCACCGGCTTCTCGCTGGAGGAGCACGGGCAGGGTGCCGAGAACCTCCTCGCGACCTTCGAGCAGCTCCGCCCCGCCGACCTGGCCAATGTGCTGCACCACCTCTCCCCCAAGCGCCGGGCCGAGGTCGCCGCCGCCCTCGACGACGACCGGCTCGCCGACGTCCTGGAGGAGCTGCCCGAGGACGACCAGATCGAGATCCTCGGCAAGCTCAAGGAGGAGCGGGCCGCCGACGTCCTGGAGGCCATGGATCCGGACGACGCCGCCGACCTCCTCGCCGAGCTCCCCGAGGAGGAACAGGAACGGCTGTTGACCCTGATGCAGCCGGACGACGCGGCGGACGTACGGCGGCTGATGGCGTACGAGGAGAAGACCGCCGGCGGTCTGATGACCACCGAGCCGATCGTGCTGCGCCCGGACGCGACCGTCGCCGACGCGCTCGCCAGGGTCCGCAACGCCGACCTGTCCCCCGCCCTCGCCGCCCAGGTGTACGTGTGCCGGCCGCCGGACGAGACCCCGACCGGCAAGTACCTCGGCACGGTGCACTTCCAGCGGCTGCTGCGGGACCCGCCGTACACCCTGGTCAGCGCGCTCGTCGACGACGATCTTCAGCCGCTGGACCCGGAGGCCGCGCTGCGCGCCGTCGCCGGGTTCTTCGCGACGTACGACATGGTCGCGGCGCCCGTGGTCGACGAGAGCGGCTCGCTGCTGGGCGCGGTGACCGTCGACGACGTACTGGACCACATGCTCCCCGAGGACTGGCGGGAGACGGAGTTCCATCTGTACGAGGACGACGGCGTCGCGGACGGGCAGGGGGCCGACAATGGCTCCTGA
- a CDS encoding DUF1003 domain-containing protein, protein MAPDRDGREAREGREGRPGGREGRDGRHLGRERAHSAAGVRERTSPSGTPLRDRTPSGATARPRTRLDLPLPRRARLLPEWDPEAFGRLSERIARFLGTGRFIVWMTVVIILWVVWNVSAPSDLRFDNYPFIFLTLMLSLQASYAAPLILLAQNRQDDRDRVNLEQDRKQNERSIADTEYLTREIAALRIGLGEVATRDWLRSELQDLVRDMHEHDGDGPRGTRTVFPPEHHRGRDMGDR, encoded by the coding sequence ATGGCTCCTGACCGGGACGGGCGTGAGGCCCGGGAGGGGCGGGAGGGCCGGCCCGGAGGACGTGAGGGGCGGGACGGGCGGCACCTGGGGCGCGAGCGCGCGCACTCCGCCGCGGGAGTGCGGGAGCGCACGTCGCCCTCCGGGACTCCTCTGAGGGATCGCACACCCTCCGGGGCCACCGCCCGCCCGCGTACGCGTCTCGACCTGCCGCTGCCGCGCCGGGCCAGGCTCCTGCCCGAATGGGACCCGGAGGCCTTCGGACGGCTGTCGGAGCGGATCGCGCGGTTCCTGGGCACCGGTCGGTTCATCGTCTGGATGACGGTCGTCATCATCCTGTGGGTGGTGTGGAACGTCTCCGCCCCGAGCGACCTGCGGTTCGACAACTACCCGTTCATCTTCCTCACCCTGATGCTCTCCCTCCAGGCCTCCTACGCGGCCCCGCTGATCCTGCTCGCGCAGAACCGCCAGGACGACCGCGACCGCGTCAACCTCGAACAGGACCGCAAACAGAACGAACGGTCGATCGCCGACACCGAATACCTGACCAGGGAGATCGCCGCGTTGCGCATCGGCCTCGGCGAGGTCGCCACCCGCGACTGGCTGCGTTCGGAGCTCCAGGACCTGGTCAGGGACATGCACGAACACGACGGTGACGGGCCGCGCGGGACCCGGACCGTATTCCCGCCGGAGCACCACCGCGGACGTGACATGGGCGACCGCTGA